The following proteins come from a genomic window of Gottfriedia acidiceleris:
- a CDS encoding glycosyltransferase, translating into MKIKILFMIINMNIGGTEKALLNMLSEMNEYEYEITVLMLEEFGGFLNELPSNIRIEYVRDYDKIKALLNNPPLIEAMEILKEGKPVRAINLILHHLISRIMKDRSSYFKYVLKDYRKLEEEYDIAVAYAGPMDLISYFVMHKINAKKKVQWIHFDVTKISFNNKFAINLYKKFDQIFVVSNEGKEKLIEKLSGIKHKINTFSNIISSSLIEKMAERESGFDEDFKGIKILTVGRLSIEKGQDLAIKVLSKLKKAGYDIKWFCIGDGEGKAEYLKLIEEYNVSEDFILLGAKTNPYPYMKQCDLYVQPSRHEGYCITLSEARCFNNPIVTTNFTGANEQLINRETGLIVNFDEEEMYKAVKELLDNEILRNKIIINLQKESVDTTKEIEKLNLLNV; encoded by the coding sequence ATGAAAATAAAGATATTATTTATGATAATTAATATGAATATTGGTGGAACTGAAAAAGCATTACTAAATATGTTATCTGAAATGAACGAATATGAATACGAAATTACTGTACTTATGTTAGAAGAGTTTGGTGGTTTTTTAAATGAATTACCAAGTAATATACGCATTGAATATGTAAGAGATTACGACAAAATAAAAGCTTTATTAAATAATCCACCCTTAATCGAAGCAATGGAAATATTAAAAGAGGGTAAACCGGTTCGCGCTATTAATTTAATCCTTCATCACTTGATTTCAAGGATTATGAAAGATCGAAGTTCATACTTTAAATATGTATTAAAAGATTATCGCAAATTAGAAGAAGAATATGATATAGCGGTAGCTTATGCAGGTCCAATGGATTTAATAAGCTATTTTGTTATGCACAAAATAAACGCCAAAAAGAAAGTTCAGTGGATTCATTTTGATGTAACTAAAATTTCCTTTAATAATAAGTTTGCTATTAATCTGTATAAGAAGTTTGATCAAATTTTCGTTGTATCAAATGAAGGAAAAGAAAAACTTATAGAGAAGTTATCTGGAATAAAACACAAAATAAATACATTCTCAAATATTATTTCTTCAAGCTTAATCGAAAAGATGGCGGAAAGAGAATCAGGATTTGACGAAGATTTTAAAGGAATAAAAATTTTAACGGTTGGAAGACTTTCAATTGAAAAAGGTCAAGATTTAGCAATCAAAGTATTATCGAAATTAAAGAAAGCTGGATACGATATTAAATGGTTTTGCATTGGTGATGGAGAAGGTAAAGCAGAGTATCTCAAATTAATAGAGGAGTATAATGTTTCGGAAGACTTTATTTTATTAGGTGCAAAAACAAATCCATATCCTTATATGAAGCAGTGCGATCTATATGTTCAGCCATCGCGACACGAAGGATATTGCATTACTCTTTCTGAGGCAAGATGCTTTAATAATCCAATTGTTACAACTAATTTTACTGGTGCAAACGAACAGCTTATAAATCGGGAAACAGGCTTAATTGTTAATTTTGATGAAGAGGAAATGTATAAGGCAGTAAAAGAATTACTAGATAATGAGATTTTAAGAAATAAAATAATAATAAATTTACAAAAAGAATCTGTAGATACTACAAAGGAAATAGAGAAATTGAATTTACTCAATGTATAA
- a CDS encoding glycosyltransferase, protein MKKNILFVIDSLHIAGAEKSLTTLLNLLNLEEYSVDLMLFAHGGEFEKLVPKDVNILPPLKYTKFTELSMTDSVIYSFKKFKFDMLFSRLKYSFEIRRKNYSIAEEARIFWESVSNVIEKNEKVYDIAISYAQGIPTFYVADKVIAKEKYAWVNVSYHLTDHEKNFQEPFYDQYKKIVAVSNSTSEIFLETFPNYSSKVEVIFDINNPEFINQMALSGDSYQDNFNGIKILTIGRLAHQKGYDLALEACKNLKEQGIDFRWYVLGMGPLQQEIEKYIEDHQLHTNFILLGVKSNPYPYIKDADLYVQTSKFEGFGLAIAEARMLNIPVVTTRFDAVYSQMIDGKNGLVVDMTAEGVTNGILKLITDNELKENIVKFLQVEKKGNVEELAKFYELIG, encoded by the coding sequence GTGAAAAAAAATATACTCTTTGTAATTGATTCCTTACACATAGCAGGAGCAGAAAAAAGTTTAACAACACTATTGAATTTATTAAATCTAGAAGAATACTCCGTTGATCTAATGTTATTCGCACACGGTGGTGAATTCGAGAAGCTGGTTCCTAAGGATGTAAATATTTTACCCCCTCTTAAATACACCAAGTTTACTGAGCTAAGTATGACTGACTCAGTTATCTACTCATTTAAGAAATTTAAATTTGATATGCTATTTTCAAGGCTAAAGTATTCCTTTGAAATAAGGAGAAAAAATTATAGTATAGCGGAAGAAGCGAGAATATTTTGGGAAAGTGTTTCCAATGTGATCGAGAAAAATGAAAAAGTATATGATATTGCAATAAGCTATGCACAAGGTATTCCTACTTTTTATGTCGCTGATAAAGTTATAGCTAAGGAAAAATATGCATGGGTAAACGTAAGCTATCATTTAACTGATCATGAAAAGAATTTTCAAGAACCGTTTTATGATCAATATAAAAAAATTGTAGCTGTATCAAATTCTACTAGCGAAATCTTCTTAGAGACCTTTCCTAATTATTCCAGTAAAGTGGAGGTTATTTTTGATATAAATAATCCGGAATTTATTAACCAAATGGCATTAAGTGGAGATAGTTATCAAGATAATTTTAATGGCATTAAAATTTTAACGATTGGAAGGTTAGCCCACCAAAAAGGTTATGATCTTGCTTTAGAAGCATGCAAAAATCTGAAAGAACAGGGCATTGACTTTAGATGGTATGTATTAGGAATGGGCCCGTTACAACAAGAAATTGAAAAGTATATTGAGGATCATCAGTTACATACAAACTTTATCTTGTTAGGAGTAAAATCAAACCCTTATCCATACATAAAAGATGCAGATCTTTATGTTCAAACATCGAAGTTTGAAGGATTTGGTCTTGCAATTGCTGAAGCCCGTATGCTAAACATTCCTGTAGTTACTACAAGGTTTGACGCAGTTTATAGTCAAATGATTGATGGGAAAAATGGTTTAGTTGTAGATATGACTGCTGAAGGTGTAACAAACGGGATCTTGAAATTAATTACGGATAATGAACTAAAAGAGAATATAGTAAAATTCTTACAAGTTGAGAAAAAAGGCAATGTCGAAGAGTTAGCAAAATTTTATGAGTTAATAGGTTAA